A stretch of Pseudomonas sp. LRP2-20 DNA encodes these proteins:
- a CDS encoding DUF2934 domain-containing protein, producing MMSVDEKRIREFAYQIWESEGKPAGQEDRHWDMARKLAEAEALAPKAAPRKRAPAKPKVAAEQKAAALPGASKPVAAKKPRAAKKPTAG from the coding sequence ATGATGAGTGTCGATGAAAAACGAATCCGCGAATTCGCCTACCAGATCTGGGAATCCGAAGGTAAGCCCGCCGGCCAGGAAGACCGCCACTGGGACATGGCCCGCAAGCTTGCCGAAGCCGAGGCGCTGGCGCCCAAGGCTGCGCCGCGCAAGCGGGCACCAGCCAAGCCCAAGGTAGCGGCTGAGCAGAAGGCGGCCGCCTTGCCGGGGGCTAGCAAGCCGGTAGCTGCCAAGAAACCTCGGGCAGCGAAAAAGCCGACTGCCGGGTAA
- a CDS encoding malto-oligosyltrehalose synthase — protein sequence MKPLTATLRLQFHSDFSLDDAVPLVPYFAQLGISHLYASPILKARAGSRHGYDVVDPTCVNPELGGEAALQRLVAALRQHGMGLILDTVSNHMAVGGADNPWWQSLLAWGRRSPYAEFFDIQWHSSDPLLAGQLLLPFLGSDYGAALKNGEVPLQFDKQSGSLQVAHYEHRFPICPLDYGWILAQGPEPALKALAEHFTALRDATDPLADALPLHAELARLVREGADLESALVAFDSRSEDGFKRLHLLLERQTYRLASWRTAADDINWRRFFDINELGGLRVERAVVFEATHAKLFELIERGLVDGLRIDHIDGLADPRGYCRKLRRRVDSLLARRPLQAALEHFPIYVEKILGADEHLHRDWLTDGTTGYEFMNQVSLLQHDPAGEAPLTELWATVSERPDFPEEVRLARHLVLNASLAGDCESVAQALLQVARDDLMTRDLTLGAIRRALQALVAHYPVYRTYFNACGRPAEDERFFQQALAHARQDLGEADWPLLDQLEQWLGGQPWRQMPPGRPRKHLRHACVRFQQLTAPSAAKAVEDTAFYRSARLLSRNDVGFEAERFSATSEHFHNEAQRRLRDFPDNLLATATHDHKRGEDSRARLAVLSERGPWFASRVEHWRELAAPLREQLDDGMAPSPGDELLLLQTLLGSWPLSLDLHDDSALRHYAERIRQWQQKALREAKLRSSWSAPNEAYEAACAAYVDGLLLGRENQQLRQSLADAAQLIACPGALNGLVQSLLRMTVPGVPDLYQGNEYWDFSLVDPDNRRAVDYACRRRTLDDAAAPGELLAHWRDGRIKQALIARVLDCRLAHAELFRRGAYLPLKVQGRHADQVIAFARLGDGERAIVVAPRLTSGLLGGASTPLIPAQNWDDTRLILPFALSPANSTGLFSNAAVSPSRELLLSALLAEFPVNLLIQQS from the coding sequence ATGAAGCCGTTGACAGCGACCCTGCGCCTGCAATTTCACAGCGACTTCAGCCTTGATGACGCCGTGCCACTGGTGCCGTATTTCGCCCAGCTGGGCATCAGCCACCTGTATGCCTCACCGATCCTCAAGGCCCGCGCCGGCTCGCGCCACGGTTACGATGTGGTCGACCCGACCTGTGTCAACCCAGAGCTTGGCGGCGAAGCGGCGCTGCAGCGGCTGGTGGCAGCGCTGCGCCAGCATGGCATGGGGCTGATCCTCGACACCGTGTCCAACCACATGGCCGTGGGCGGCGCCGACAACCCATGGTGGCAGAGCCTGCTGGCCTGGGGCCGGCGCAGCCCTTACGCGGAATTCTTCGACATCCAGTGGCATTCCAGCGACCCGCTGCTGGCCGGGCAGTTGCTGTTGCCGTTCCTCGGCAGCGACTATGGCGCGGCGCTGAAGAATGGCGAGGTTCCACTGCAATTCGACAAGCAATCGGGCTCCCTGCAGGTCGCCCACTACGAACACCGCTTCCCGATCTGCCCGCTGGACTATGGGTGGATTCTTGCGCAGGGCCCCGAGCCTGCGCTAAAGGCCCTGGCGGAGCATTTCACTGCCTTGCGCGACGCCACCGACCCACTGGCCGACGCCCTGCCCCTGCACGCCGAGCTGGCGCGCCTGGTGCGTGAAGGCGCAGACCTGGAGTCGGCCCTGGTCGCCTTCGACAGCCGCAGCGAAGACGGCTTCAAGCGCCTGCATCTGCTGCTGGAACGCCAGACCTACCGCCTGGCCAGCTGGCGCACCGCCGCCGATGACATCAACTGGCGGCGCTTTTTCGACATCAACGAACTCGGCGGCCTGCGGGTGGAGCGCGCCGTGGTGTTCGAGGCGACCCACGCCAAGCTGTTCGAGCTGATCGAGCGCGGCCTGGTCGACGGCCTGCGCATCGACCATATCGACGGCCTGGCCGACCCGCGCGGTTACTGCCGCAAGCTGCGCCGTCGGGTCGACAGCCTGCTTGCCAGGCGCCCGTTACAGGCCGCACTGGAGCACTTCCCGATCTATGTGGAAAAAATCCTCGGCGCCGACGAACACCTGCACCGCGACTGGCTCACCGACGGCACCACCGGCTACGAGTTCATGAACCAGGTCTCGTTGCTGCAGCACGACCCGGCCGGCGAAGCGCCATTGACCGAGTTGTGGGCGACGGTCAGCGAGCGCCCCGACTTCCCCGAGGAGGTGCGCCTGGCGCGGCACCTGGTGCTCAACGCCAGCCTGGCCGGCGACTGCGAGTCGGTGGCCCAGGCGCTGTTGCAGGTCGCCCGCGACGACCTGATGACCCGCGACCTGACCCTGGGCGCGATCCGCCGCGCGTTGCAGGCATTGGTCGCGCATTACCCGGTGTATCGCACCTACTTCAACGCCTGCGGGCGCCCGGCCGAAGATGAGCGGTTCTTCCAGCAGGCCCTGGCCCATGCCCGCCAGGACCTGGGCGAAGCCGACTGGCCATTGCTCGACCAGCTCGAGCAATGGCTCGGTGGCCAGCCTTGGCGTCAGATGCCCCCAGGCCGGCCGCGCAAGCACCTGCGCCATGCCTGCGTGCGTTTCCAGCAGCTGACCGCGCCCAGCGCCGCCAAGGCCGTGGAAGACACCGCGTTCTATCGCTCGGCGCGGCTGCTGTCGCGCAATGACGTCGGCTTCGAGGCCGAGCGTTTCAGCGCCACCAGCGAACATTTCCACAACGAGGCCCAGCGCCGCCTGCGCGACTTCCCCGACAACCTGCTGGCCACCGCCACCCACGACCACAAGCGTGGTGAGGACAGCCGCGCACGCCTGGCCGTGTTGAGTGAGCGCGGGCCCTGGTTCGCCAGCCGTGTGGAGCACTGGCGCGAACTGGCCGCACCGCTGCGTGAACAACTGGATGATGGCATGGCGCCAAGCCCCGGCGACGAGCTGCTGCTGTTGCAGACGCTACTGGGCAGCTGGCCACTCAGCCTCGACCTGCACGACGACAGCGCGCTGCGCCATTACGCCGAACGCATCCGCCAATGGCAGCAGAAGGCCCTGCGCGAAGCCAAGCTGCGCAGCAGCTGGAGCGCGCCAAACGAGGCCTATGAAGCCGCCTGCGCAGCGTATGTCGACGGCTTGCTGCTGGGTCGGGAAAACCAGCAGCTGCGCCAGTCGCTGGCCGATGCCGCGCAGCTGATCGCCTGCCCCGGTGCCCTCAACGGCCTGGTACAGAGCCTGCTGCGCATGACCGTGCCTGGCGTCCCCGACCTGTACCAGGGCAACGAGTACTGGGATTTCAGCCTGGTCGACCCGGACAACCGCCGCGCCGTGGACTACGCTTGCAGGCGTCGCACCCTCGACGATGCCGCTGCCCCCGGCGAACTGCTGGCGCACTGGCGCGACGGCCGCATCAAACAGGCCCTGATCGCCCGGGTGCTGGACTGCCGCCTGGCCCACGCCGAGCTGTTTCGCCGGGGTGCCTACCTGCCACTGAAGGTGCAGGGCCGGCATGCCGACCAGGTCATCGCCTTCGCCCGCCTGGGTGATGGCGAACGCGCCATCGTCGTCGCTCCGCGCCTGACCAGCGGCCTGCTCGGTGGCGCCTCTACACCGTTGATCCCGGCACAGAACTGGGACGACACCCGGCTGATCCTGCCGTTTGCCTTGTCGCCTGCCAATTCGACTGGACTTTTCTCCAACGCTGCGGTCAGCCCTTCTAGGGAGCTGTTGTTGAGCGCCTTGCTGGCGGAGTTTCCGGTCAACCTGCTGATACAACAATCTTGA